From a region of the Lactuca sativa cultivar Salinas chromosome 4, Lsat_Salinas_v11, whole genome shotgun sequence genome:
- the LOC111879888 gene encoding protein BCCIP homolog isoform X1, whose amino-acid sequence MPRKPTRRTHLQKPQHAFSRLGRSMALIFSARKAKQQNDIKAPFNSTGRKKEKHDIIESNREVSCSSSENEDSSSEDEDDFEGAVQVDFVFFDPKPDDFHGVKVLMQTYLDNKEWDLTSFVDLILQQTSVGSVVKIEDDEDESVYGFVSALNLQRYKDCKCMMEVKEFLLSKCQEKEIKENLKSFLGEKAADVGLLISQRVVNLPPQLLPSLYDAIFNEISWATEDEPTQELRKFFCFKYYLLISKIYKLKNADKKKKGSSSSEEAIIYLKPEDEIFHNLSAWSFCFPLRTQQVTTNELKEYRLMGLVMAVKATSVPTFRRQLRSLIDE is encoded by the exons ATGCCACGAAAGCCAACAAGAAGAACTCATTTACAAAAGCCTCAACATGCTTTCTCTCGCTTGGGTCGTTCCATGGCCTTAATTTTCTCTGCACGAAAGGCCAAacaacaaaatgacataaaagcccCTTTCAACTCAACAG GTAGAAAAAAGGAGAAACATGATATCATAGAATCAAATAGAGAAGTGTCATGTTCTTCTTCAGAAAATGAAGATTCTTcttcagaagatgaagatgactttgag GGAGCTGTTCAAGTAGATTTTGTCTTCTTTGACCCAAAGCCTGATGATTTCCATGGAGTAAAGGTCTTGATGCAGACTTACCTTGATAATAAAGAATGGGATTTGACCAGTTTTGTTGACTTAATATTGCAACAAACTTCAGTGGGATCAGTTGTTAAAatagaagatgatgaagatgaatcAGTTTATGGCTTTGTTTCTGCTTTAAATTTACAAAGATATAAG GATTGTAAATGCATGATGGAAGTGAAAGAGTTTTTGTTATcaaagtgtcaagaaaaagaaataaaagaaaatttaaaatcatttttaggGGAGAAAGCAGCTGATGTTGGTCTTTTGATCTCACAACGTGTTGTAAATCTCCCTCCTCAGCTTCTCCCATCattgtatgatgctatttttaATGAAATCTCTTGGGCTACAGAAGATGAG CCTACACAGGAGCTTAGAAAGTTTTTCTGCTTCAAGTATTATTTATTGATCAGCAAAATTTATAAG CTTAAGAATGCTGACAAGAAAAAGAAGGGAAGCAGCTCAAGTGAAGAGGCTATAATTTACTTGAAGCCAGAAGATGAAATATTTCATAAT CTAAGTGCATGGTCCTTCTGCTTTCCCTTGCGCACCCAACAGGTCACCACCAATGAG CTGAAAGAGTATCGATTGATGGGTTTAGTGATGGCCGTTAAAGCAACCAGTGTTCCAACTTTTCGACGTCAGTTACGTTCGTTGATAGACGAATGA
- the LOC111879888 gene encoding protein BCCIP homolog isoform X2: MPRKPTRRTHLQKPQHAFSRLGRSMALIFSARKAKQQNDIKAPFNSTGRKKEKHDIIESNREVSCSSSENEDSSSEDEDDFEGAVQVDFVFFDPKPDDFHGVKVLMQTYLDNKEWDLTSFVDLILQQTSVGSVVKIEDDEDESVYGFVSALNLQRYKDCKCMMEVKEFLLSKCQEKEIKENLKSFLGEKAADVGLLISQRVVNLPPQLLPSLYDAIFNEISWATEDEELRKFFCFKYYLLISKIYKLKNADKKKKGSSSSEEAIIYLKPEDEIFHNLSAWSFCFPLRTQQVTTNELKEYRLMGLVMAVKATSVPTFRRQLRSLIDE; this comes from the exons ATGCCACGAAAGCCAACAAGAAGAACTCATTTACAAAAGCCTCAACATGCTTTCTCTCGCTTGGGTCGTTCCATGGCCTTAATTTTCTCTGCACGAAAGGCCAAacaacaaaatgacataaaagcccCTTTCAACTCAACAG GTAGAAAAAAGGAGAAACATGATATCATAGAATCAAATAGAGAAGTGTCATGTTCTTCTTCAGAAAATGAAGATTCTTcttcagaagatgaagatgactttgag GGAGCTGTTCAAGTAGATTTTGTCTTCTTTGACCCAAAGCCTGATGATTTCCATGGAGTAAAGGTCTTGATGCAGACTTACCTTGATAATAAAGAATGGGATTTGACCAGTTTTGTTGACTTAATATTGCAACAAACTTCAGTGGGATCAGTTGTTAAAatagaagatgatgaagatgaatcAGTTTATGGCTTTGTTTCTGCTTTAAATTTACAAAGATATAAG GATTGTAAATGCATGATGGAAGTGAAAGAGTTTTTGTTATcaaagtgtcaagaaaaagaaataaaagaaaatttaaaatcatttttaggGGAGAAAGCAGCTGATGTTGGTCTTTTGATCTCACAACGTGTTGTAAATCTCCCTCCTCAGCTTCTCCCATCattgtatgatgctatttttaATGAAATCTCTTGGGCTACAGAAGATGAG GAGCTTAGAAAGTTTTTCTGCTTCAAGTATTATTTATTGATCAGCAAAATTTATAAG CTTAAGAATGCTGACAAGAAAAAGAAGGGAAGCAGCTCAAGTGAAGAGGCTATAATTTACTTGAAGCCAGAAGATGAAATATTTCATAAT CTAAGTGCATGGTCCTTCTGCTTTCCCTTGCGCACCCAACAGGTCACCACCAATGAG CTGAAAGAGTATCGATTGATGGGTTTAGTGATGGCCGTTAAAGCAACCAGTGTTCCAACTTTTCGACGTCAGTTACGTTCGTTGATAGACGAATGA